In a single window of the Halobaculum lipolyticum genome:
- a CDS encoding MBL fold metallo-hydrolase, translating into MRVTFLGTGSAMPVADRVQTGLLVEAAPGDRRPLLVDCGAGILHRLSQTDPGYEAVSTVLLTHHHLDHVADLLPLLKARWLAGEERLTVVGPSGTKALVDDLLSVGEYEYLDGRVDVSVREVHAGTAFSLAGLDVEAFETRHSKPCLAYRFADRGSEAAVGSAAAGDAASGGATDSEDGDETDDAAGGDFVFSGDSEAFAGLANFADGARVLAHDCSFPDEVDVDNHPTPTQLGEALAGHDVDRLYLTHLYPHTEGNHEEMIASVTRNFDGDVRVARDGLRFEL; encoded by the coding sequence ATGCGCGTCACGTTCCTCGGCACGGGGTCGGCGATGCCGGTCGCCGACCGCGTCCAGACCGGCCTGCTCGTCGAGGCCGCCCCGGGCGACCGCCGCCCGCTGCTCGTCGACTGCGGCGCCGGGATCCTCCACCGGCTCTCCCAGACCGACCCCGGCTACGAGGCGGTCTCGACGGTCCTCCTCACCCACCACCACCTCGACCACGTCGCGGACCTCCTCCCGCTGCTCAAGGCCCGCTGGCTCGCCGGCGAGGAGCGCCTGACCGTCGTCGGCCCGTCCGGGACGAAGGCGCTCGTCGACGACCTGCTGTCGGTCGGCGAGTACGAGTACCTCGACGGTCGCGTCGACGTGAGCGTGCGCGAGGTCCACGCCGGCACCGCGTTCTCGCTGGCCGGACTCGACGTCGAGGCGTTCGAGACGCGCCACTCGAAGCCGTGTCTCGCGTACCGGTTCGCCGACCGCGGGAGCGAGGCGGCGGTTGGGAGCGCGGCGGCGGGCGACGCGGCGTCGGGCGGTGCGACAGACAGCGAGGACGGCGACGAGACGGACGACGCCGCCGGCGGCGACTTCGTGTTCTCGGGCGACTCGGAGGCGTTCGCGGGGCTGGCGAACTTCGCCGACGGCGCCCGCGTGCTCGCCCACGACTGCTCGTTCCCCGACGAGGTCGACGTCGACAACCACCCGACGCCGACGCAGTTGGGCGAGGCGCTGGCCGGCCACGACGTCGACCGGCTGTACCTCACCCACCTGTACCCGCACACGGAGGGGAACCACGAGGAGATGATCGCGTCGGTGACCCGGAACTTCGACGGCGACGTGCGCGTCGCCCGCGACGGGCTCCGCTTCGAGCTGTGA
- a CDS encoding ATP-dependent helicase, giving the protein MSEGRDLLAATDADYDFDPATVDIADADVLDRLAPSVREWWVDRFGAYVGGNGGFFTPPQREAIPLIDEGENALVCSPTGSGKTLSAFTAILDDLFRRERESEEGLDNAVYCLYVSPLKSLANDITRNLAEPIAGIAENLAERGHETGVRQAIRHGDTPDSERRKMLAETPHVLNTTPETLAILLNSPKFKEKLRSVEYVVVDEIHSLAENKRGTHLAVSLERLERLCESSPTRIGCSATVEPLTTMAEFLVGGEPADGDGNEWTPRDYEIVDTRFVREFDLRLECPTDDLIDTPRDVVNGRFYDRLHELIDAHENTLVFTNTRSGAERVLTNLREGFGYDEANSGCHHGSMSKEHREAIEEKLKSGDVDVVTTSTSLELGIDMPHIDLVVQVGSPKSVASLLQRVGRAGHQLGQTVEGRVIALDRDELVECAVMLQKAEEGFVDRVFVPEDAQDVAAQQVYGMAINSVKREADVLDTLRSAYPYRNYTDADWEQLMRYLTAGYEGMEEKNVYAKVWRDTNDAPDGEYHYEEFDVGEPLIGKRGRMARVIYMTNLGTIPDSFTIDVYVRGSDEWVGQLDEEYLDTLEKGDVFQLGGSTYQFSYRRGSKVYVDPSGKRPTVPSWFSERLPLSYDLGREILGFQAEVVDRLSAGGPAAARRWLRGLPLDENSVRAITRMFDEQRRYLGAEGVSTHDRLVVEQVLDRAEYRRHYHVHSNYGREFNDGLSRLVAYRCSRRANTNVQVAVADNGFTVTMPLNRKVDVADVLASVSPDEVYPDLRASLAGTDLLKRYFRINATRSLMILKRYKGYEKSAAQQQVSSEMLISFAEGLDSFAVLEETYREIVEDKLNVAGITAVLESVQAGDLAVVEHEVDTPSPRAFGLATLMASDTVLAEDEDAVLAEFHARVMAALGDDADDGVLAGPGDPAGTE; this is encoded by the coding sequence ATGAGCGAGGGTCGGGACCTGCTCGCGGCGACGGACGCCGACTACGACTTCGACCCCGCGACCGTCGACATCGCCGACGCGGACGTGCTCGACCGCCTCGCCCCCAGCGTCCGCGAGTGGTGGGTCGACCGGTTCGGCGCGTACGTCGGCGGCAACGGCGGCTTCTTCACGCCGCCCCAGCGCGAGGCGATCCCCCTCATCGACGAGGGGGAGAACGCGCTCGTCTGCTCGCCGACCGGGTCGGGCAAGACCCTCTCGGCGTTCACCGCGATCCTCGACGACCTGTTCCGCCGCGAGCGCGAGTCCGAGGAGGGTCTCGACAACGCCGTCTACTGCCTGTACGTCTCGCCGCTGAAGTCGCTCGCGAACGACATCACGCGCAACCTCGCCGAACCGATCGCGGGCATCGCGGAGAACCTCGCCGAACGGGGCCACGAGACGGGCGTCCGGCAGGCGATCCGCCACGGCGACACGCCCGACAGCGAGCGCCGGAAGATGCTGGCGGAGACGCCCCACGTCCTCAACACGACGCCGGAGACGCTGGCGATCCTGCTCAACTCCCCGAAGTTCAAAGAGAAGCTCCGCAGCGTCGAGTACGTCGTCGTCGACGAGATCCACTCGCTGGCGGAGAACAAGCGCGGCACCCACCTCGCGGTGTCGCTGGAGCGGCTCGAACGCCTCTGTGAGTCGTCGCCGACGCGGATCGGCTGTTCGGCGACCGTCGAGCCGCTGACGACGATGGCGGAGTTCCTCGTCGGCGGCGAGCCGGCGGACGGCGACGGGAACGAGTGGACCCCTCGCGACTACGAGATCGTCGACACCCGGTTCGTCCGCGAGTTCGACCTCCGGTTGGAGTGTCCGACCGACGACCTGATCGACACGCCGCGGGACGTTGTGAACGGGCGGTTCTACGACCGCCTCCACGAGTTGATCGACGCCCACGAGAACACGCTCGTGTTCACGAACACCCGGTCGGGCGCCGAACGCGTGCTCACAAACCTCCGGGAGGGGTTCGGCTACGACGAGGCGAACTCCGGCTGTCACCACGGGTCGATGTCGAAGGAACACCGCGAGGCGATCGAGGAGAAGCTGAAGTCCGGCGACGTGGACGTGGTGACGACCTCGACCTCGCTGGAACTCGGCATCGACATGCCCCACATCGACCTCGTGGTGCAGGTGGGGTCGCCGAAGTCGGTCGCCTCCCTGCTCCAGCGCGTCGGCCGCGCGGGCCACCAACTGGGCCAGACCGTCGAGGGGCGGGTGATCGCGCTCGACCGCGACGAACTCGTGGAGTGTGCGGTGATGCTGCAGAAGGCCGAGGAGGGGTTCGTCGACCGCGTGTTCGTCCCCGAGGACGCACAGGACGTCGCCGCCCAACAGGTGTACGGGATGGCGATCAACTCCGTCAAGCGCGAGGCGGACGTGCTCGACACGCTCCGGTCGGCGTACCCGTACCGGAACTACACCGACGCCGACTGGGAACAGCTCATGCGCTACTTGACGGCCGGCTACGAGGGGATGGAGGAGAAGAACGTGTACGCGAAGGTGTGGCGCGACACGAACGACGCGCCCGACGGAGAGTACCACTACGAGGAGTTCGACGTGGGCGAGCCGCTGATCGGCAAGCGCGGCCGGATGGCCCGCGTCATCTACATGACGAACCTCGGCACCATCCCCGACTCGTTCACCATCGACGTGTACGTCCGCGGCAGCGACGAGTGGGTCGGCCAACTCGACGAGGAGTACCTCGACACGCTGGAGAAAGGCGACGTGTTCCAGTTGGGCGGCTCGACGTACCAGTTCAGCTACCGCCGCGGCTCGAAGGTGTACGTCGACCCCTCGGGCAAGCGACCGACCGTCCCCTCGTGGTTCTCCGAGCGGCTCCCCCTCAGCTACGATCTGGGGCGGGAGATCCTCGGGTTCCAAGCCGAGGTGGTCGACCGCCTGTCGGCCGGCGGTCCCGCCGCGGCACGCCGGTGGCTCCGCGGCCTGCCGCTCGACGAGAACTCCGTCCGCGCGATCACCCGGATGTTCGACGAGCAGCGGCGCTATCTGGGCGCGGAGGGCGTCTCCACACACGACCGGCTCGTCGTCGAGCAGGTGCTCGACCGCGCCGAGTACCGCCGCCACTACCACGTCCACAGCAACTACGGCCGGGAGTTCAACGACGGCCTCTCGCGGCTGGTCGCGTACCGCTGCTCGCGCCGGGCGAACACGAACGTCCAGGTCGCCGTCGCGGACAACGGGTTCACGGTGACGATGCCGTTGAACCGGAAAGTCGACGTGGCGGACGTGCTCGCCTCCGTCTCGCCCGACGAAGTGTACCCGGACCTGCGCGCGTCGCTCGCGGGGACGGACCTGCTGAAACGCTACTTCCGGATCAACGCGACGCGGTCGCTGATGATCCTCAAGCGGTACAAGGGGTACGAGAAGTCCGCCGCCCAACAGCAGGTGTCCTCGGAGATGCTCATCTCCTTCGCCGAGGGCCTGGACTCCTTCGCGGTGCTGGAGGAGACGTACCGCGAGATCGTCGAGGACAAACTGAACGTCGCCGGCATCACGGCGGTGCTGGAGTCCGTGCAGGCGGGCGACCTCGCCGTCGTCGAACACGAGGTGGACACGCCGTCGCCGCGGGCGTTCGGGCTGGCGACGCTGATGGCCAGCGACACGGTGCTGGCGGAGGACGAGGACGCCGTCCTCGCGGAGTTCCACGCCCGCGTGATGGCGGCGTTGGGCGACGACGCCGACGACGGGGTGCTCGCCGGACCGGGCGACCCGGCGGGCACCGAGTAG
- a CDS encoding PH domain-containing protein produces MESLDPRVRLAWVVGALVPGAVIAAVAVVAVRIGAPVPLTAALALAAVVVTLGLVAAVYRYRVWRFEVRDDSLFIVRGVLTRVDTSVPYVRVQHVDTRRGPLERALGLASVVVYTAGSRGADITIPGLTPARAGELREQLRELATESEFDAV; encoded by the coding sequence ATGGAGTCTCTCGATCCCCGGGTCCGCCTCGCGTGGGTCGTCGGGGCGCTCGTCCCCGGCGCCGTGATCGCGGCGGTCGCCGTCGTCGCCGTCCGGATCGGCGCGCCGGTCCCGCTGACGGCCGCGTTAGCGCTGGCCGCGGTCGTCGTCACGCTCGGGCTGGTCGCGGCCGTCTACCGCTACCGCGTGTGGCGCTTCGAGGTGCGCGACGACTCGCTGTTCATCGTCCGCGGGGTGCTCACCCGCGTCGACACCTCGGTGCCGTACGTCCGCGTCCAACACGTCGACACCCGCCGCGGGCCGCTCGAACGCGCGCTCGGGCTGGCGTCGGTCGTCGTCTACACGGCCGGGTCGCGCGGCGCCGACATCACGATCCCCGGCCTGACGCCAGCGCGGGCCGGCGAGTTGCGCGAGCAACTGCGCGAACTCGCGACCGAGTCGGAGTTCGACGCGGTCTGA
- a CDS encoding PH domain-containing protein: MTRLHPLSAAVSALRSGGQLALFALFASTAFLGMGGDGVSPALIGVVPLAFLVGAGFAAVRWYRFEYEVLPEHLLVRSGVFSRQEREIPLRRIQNVDIRRSVLQRALGLATVRVETAGGSSTEATLDAVAVDDAERLREDLGARGRAARGAGRAGESERAADDGDTAGPAAAATDDRETLYELTGRRFATLCAVSFRPSAVLAPFVGASVFDDVILDAGRLLVRFGIIDVDVGPADVPSLGLTDLLYLAAIAVGSFLLVVWVVSGLLTFVRYYGFRLERVGDELRYERGLLGRYSGTVPLSKVQTVTVSENAAMRRLGYARLAVDTAGASPGSNGDDGGAETAVPLDSRERVVELADDLRATLEGDAASWSTEADLDDAFGEAVVDRPPERARRRYVVRYALAAVALAAVAVAVDRTVFGLPAYLPLAPLAGVLLAPLAGHLTWANRGYATVDDGLVTRTGVLRRHTRLVPYFRLQTVFVSRTVFQRRRDLASVVGDSASSSRLLGGDATAHDVDAAEADDLREELLARLRSNLAARRRRTRRQRRFRAGGGDPDADGDGADVPFGDDRPAGNGRTAGGDGAASTGRGFEWVDPVGPESGGPVASDDGDGPDEETGPTDADGAADDPDRTDDDDAADDAADGAADGDGRDR; this comes from the coding sequence ATGACCCGCCTCCACCCGCTGTCGGCCGCCGTGAGCGCCCTCCGCTCGGGCGGCCAACTCGCGCTGTTCGCGCTGTTCGCGAGCACCGCGTTCCTCGGGATGGGCGGCGACGGCGTCTCGCCGGCCCTGATCGGGGTGGTCCCGCTCGCGTTCCTCGTCGGCGCCGGCTTCGCGGCCGTCCGCTGGTACCGCTTCGAGTACGAGGTGCTCCCCGAGCACCTGCTCGTCCGCTCGGGCGTGTTCTCCCGGCAGGAGCGGGAGATCCCGCTGCGACGCATCCAGAACGTCGACATCCGTCGGAGCGTGCTCCAGCGGGCGCTCGGGCTGGCGACGGTCCGCGTCGAGACCGCCGGCGGCAGTTCGACCGAGGCGACGCTAGACGCCGTCGCCGTCGACGACGCGGAGCGCCTGCGCGAGGACCTTGGCGCACGAGGGCGCGCGGCCAGAGGCGCAGGTCGCGCCGGCGAGTCGGAGCGGGCGGCCGACGACGGCGACACGGCCGGCCCCGCGGCCGCGGCGACCGACGACCGCGAGACGCTGTACGAACTCACCGGTCGGCGGTTCGCGACGCTGTGTGCGGTATCGTTCCGGCCGAGCGCGGTGCTGGCGCCGTTCGTCGGCGCCAGCGTCTTCGACGACGTGATCCTCGACGCCGGTCGGCTGCTCGTCCGGTTCGGGATCATCGACGTCGACGTGGGACCGGCGGACGTCCCCTCGCTCGGCTTGACCGACCTGCTGTACCTCGCGGCGATCGCGGTCGGCTCGTTCCTGCTGGTCGTGTGGGTCGTGAGCGGGCTGTTGACGTTCGTGCGCTACTACGGCTTCCGGCTGGAGCGCGTGGGCGACGAACTCCGCTACGAGCGGGGGCTGCTCGGCCGGTACAGCGGCACGGTCCCGCTGTCGAAGGTGCAGACGGTAACCGTCTCCGAGAACGCGGCGATGCGGCGACTGGGGTACGCGCGCCTCGCCGTCGACACCGCGGGCGCCTCGCCCGGGTCGAACGGCGACGACGGCGGCGCCGAGACGGCCGTCCCGCTCGACAGCCGCGAGCGCGTCGTCGAACTCGCGGACGACCTCCGGGCGACGCTCGAGGGCGACGCCGCCTCCTGGAGCACCGAGGCGGACCTCGACGACGCGTTCGGCGAGGCGGTCGTCGACCGCCCGCCCGAGCGCGCCCGGCGCCGCTACGTCGTCCGCTACGCGCTCGCGGCGGTCGCGCTCGCGGCGGTCGCGGTGGCCGTGGACCGGACCGTGTTCGGACTCCCGGCGTACCTCCCGCTGGCGCCGCTGGCCGGCGTCCTGTTGGCCCCGCTCGCGGGGCACCTGACGTGGGCGAACCGCGGCTACGCCACCGTCGACGACGGCCTCGTCACGCGGACCGGCGTGCTCCGCCGCCACACCCGGCTGGTGCCGTACTTCCGGCTCCAGACGGTGTTCGTCTCCCGGACGGTGTTCCAGCGACGGCGCGACCTCGCGTCGGTCGTCGGCGACTCGGCCTCCTCGTCGCGGCTGCTCGGCGGCGACGCCACCGCCCACGACGTCGACGCGGCCGAGGCGGACGACCTCCGCGAGGAGCTGTTGGCTCGGCTCCGCTCGAACCTCGCGGCACGCCGGCGTCGCACGCGACGCCAGCGCCGGTTCCGGGCCGGCGGCGGGGACCCGGACGCGGACGGCGACGGCGCCGACGTCCCGTTCGGGGACGACCGCCCCGCGGGGAACGGGCGGACGGCCGGCGGCGACGGCGCGGCGTCGACGGGCCGCGGCTTCGAGTGGGTCGACCCGGTCGGTCCCGAATCCGGCGGGCCGGTGGCCTCCGACGACGGCGACGGTCCCGACGAGGAGACCGGCCCGACTGACGCCGACGGCGCCGCGGACGACCCCGATCGGACGGACGACGACGACGCCGCGGACGACGCCGCGGACGGCGCCGCCGACGGCGACGGGCGGGACCGCTGA
- a CDS encoding lactate racemase domain-containing protein: MPDDAVELPFGDGTLAVSLPDCEVDVAVPAGGEPVDPRTAAETALDDPHGPPIDAMVDAGDDVALVVTDVTRATPDEALVAAMLDRLPVDRDRVTIVLGLGLHRPMTDAEIRSGLGEFADLAENHDPDAAVEVGAVDGVPVRVNPAVADADAVLATGMVEPHQYAGFSGGAKTVVVGAGAEPLIRHTHGPAMLAEPGVRLGRVDDNPFREFLDRAGDVAGPDFCVNVTHGPAGILGAAAGEPRAVVRDLADTARAALSVEVTGEYDAVLGGVAAPKDANLYQTSRAATYVILGAKNPLRSGGRVVLPARLPEGAGDGRGERRFYDRLSTGASAADVFETMREGYEPGAQRAFVLARALRDHEVWITNSEHPAVVEECLMHAADTPADAIAPGSRVLVVPDALGTLLV, translated from the coding sequence ATGCCCGACGACGCGGTCGAACTCCCCTTCGGCGACGGAACGCTCGCCGTCTCCCTGCCCGACTGCGAGGTCGACGTCGCGGTCCCCGCGGGCGGCGAGCCGGTCGACCCCCGTACGGCCGCCGAGACCGCGCTGGACGACCCGCACGGTCCGCCGATCGACGCGATGGTCGACGCCGGCGACGACGTGGCGCTGGTCGTCACGGACGTCACCCGCGCGACGCCGGACGAGGCGCTCGTGGCCGCGATGCTCGACCGGCTCCCGGTCGACCGGGACCGGGTCACGATCGTCCTCGGACTCGGTCTCCACCGGCCGATGACCGACGCGGAGATCCGGTCCGGCCTCGGCGAGTTCGCCGACCTCGCGGAGAACCACGACCCCGACGCCGCCGTCGAGGTCGGCGCGGTCGACGGGGTGCCGGTCCGCGTCAACCCCGCCGTCGCCGACGCGGACGCGGTGCTCGCGACGGGGATGGTCGAACCGCACCAGTACGCGGGCTTCTCCGGCGGCGCCAAGACGGTCGTCGTCGGCGCCGGCGCCGAACCCCTCATCCGCCACACCCACGGTCCCGCCATGCTCGCGGAGCCGGGGGTCCGCCTCGGCCGCGTCGACGACAACCCCTTCCGCGAGTTCCTCGACCGCGCCGGCGACGTCGCCGGCCCGGACTTCTGTGTCAACGTCACCCACGGTCCCGCGGGGATCCTCGGCGCCGCCGCCGGCGAGCCGCGCGCCGTCGTCCGCGACCTCGCGGACACCGCGCGGGCGGCGCTGTCGGTCGAGGTGACCGGCGAGTACGACGCCGTGTTGGGCGGCGTCGCGGCGCCGAAGGACGCGAACCTCTACCAGACGAGCCGCGCGGCGACGTACGTGATCCTCGGCGCGAAGAACCCGCTGCGCTCCGGCGGGCGGGTCGTCCTGCCGGCGCGACTGCCCGAGGGCGCCGGCGACGGGCGGGGCGAGCGCCGGTTCTACGACCGGCTCTCGACGGGTGCGTCGGCCGCCGACGTGTTCGAGACGATGCGCGAGGGGTACGAGCCGGGCGCCCAGCGGGCGTTCGTGCTCGCGCGTGCGCTCCGGGACCACGAGGTGTGGATCACGAACAGCGAACACCCGGCGGTCGTCGAAGAGTGCCTCATGCACGCGGCCGACACCCCCGCGGACGCCATCGCCCCCGGGAGCCGGGTACTCGTCGTCCCCGACGCGCTCGGCACCCTGTTAGTGTGA
- a CDS encoding DUF6789 family protein: MTTPPVVATPEERLAVGIDRRISLRDVLVACAAGLLGSLAMVPLFLVAWALGALSPDAFAALGTLLGAAPGSTAAFLLGSALFVGGGATTFALLFVALVEYLPPERSVGLRGAVFAAVIWLGFLGAFHTGQTGLALFGYAVLTLNAHLAYGFVLGRVYGRYALDRAPTAAPDAAAPAPATE, encoded by the coding sequence ATGACAACACCGCCCGTAGTCGCGACACCCGAGGAACGCCTCGCCGTCGGTATCGACCGCCGCATCTCGCTGCGCGACGTCCTCGTCGCCTGCGCCGCCGGTCTCCTCGGATCGCTGGCGATGGTGCCGTTGTTCCTCGTCGCGTGGGCGCTCGGGGCGCTGTCGCCCGACGCCTTCGCCGCGCTCGGCACGCTCCTCGGGGCGGCGCCCGGCTCGACGGCCGCGTTCCTGCTCGGGAGCGCGCTGTTCGTCGGCGGCGGCGCGACGACGTTCGCGCTGCTGTTCGTCGCGCTCGTCGAGTACCTCCCGCCCGAGCGCAGCGTCGGGCTCCGCGGCGCGGTGTTCGCGGCCGTGATCTGGCTGGGGTTCCTCGGCGCGTTCCACACCGGCCAGACCGGGCTCGCGCTGTTCGGGTACGCCGTCCTCACGCTGAACGCGCACCTCGCGTACGGCTTCGTCCTCGGGCGCGTGTACGGCCGCTACGCGCTCGACCGCGCGCCCACCGCCGCGCCCGACGCGGCCGCTCCCGCCCCGGCGACGGAGTAG
- a CDS encoding AAA domain-containing protein, translating to MNVRGPLLDVGEVRQVSTRYGERDLVELTLRPEGGSADPVTVTLWGKWTHTAEHAEPGMELLVTDAERDDYGDREGYTTSGDSYVVLEPDFLVDVTDVRSWVQCPRMYYLNKLSGIPLNYPVVKGTVVHEVFGDLLRGVDLDDSIDDRVAEAGLELGLLGMERDEVADEVRRNAAAIEGWLSQGRLSAGDGAGESGEASEAGGPGADGGSAGTTLGDWDGADADGDDGAGGWDGDPDETEWRSEYTLISPTFGIKGRADALRRGQPVELKTGKNLKREPRFQDKVQAACYALLLRERGVEVDTGTLLYTKNTALDRGEETGDLSPAKEFSVGKGFLDFVVRQRNEIAATEYDVSVPTGYEADAKCEYCFEQDTCMVVSGRLDQESKAGQIGQALPEEERTYFEETYRALEAERRETHAEYRKLWEQTAQERAADDRALIDLAPVSREPLGDGRWRLTATKETDAVSKLREGDVALVSDGDPTTGHSELGRIRALGSKGEAVVVETDEPVDLCRLDVYPSELSVSRMHTAVHDFVLKGDPERKDVLFGRREPAFADAEATFIDNNDAQNDAVNRAVNAEDFALVHGPPGTGKTYTIARIVRALVERGDRVLLSAFTNRAVDNALEALREQGFSDALRVGTETGVRGDMQDLRLVTRGEPNDRAATLNGAPVVAATTSSCGSRTMREQEFDVAVVDEASQLTEPGTLAAINLADRFVLVGDHQQLPPVVRAENRLRQSLFQRLIEDHPDAGVMLDRQYRMSQRIQAFSSREFYDGKLRPATPEVAGQTLADLGVDTADLPPELGDGVSFVDPDGTREGNANPVEADRVAEVVDAYVAAGVDPDDIGVIAPFRAQVAEIGRRTDVTVDTVDRFQGSSKEVIVVSFVATADLDSPIFEDTRRVNVALTRAKKALCLVGDSEALGSEPFYARLLDWARR from the coding sequence GTGAACGTTCGCGGTCCCCTCCTCGACGTCGGCGAGGTCAGGCAGGTGAGCACGCGCTACGGCGAGCGCGACCTCGTCGAGTTGACGCTGCGGCCCGAGGGCGGTTCGGCCGACCCCGTCACCGTCACGCTCTGGGGGAAGTGGACCCACACCGCCGAGCACGCGGAGCCGGGGATGGAACTGCTCGTCACCGACGCCGAGCGCGACGACTACGGCGACCGCGAGGGGTACACCACCTCCGGAGACTCGTACGTCGTCCTCGAACCTGACTTCCTCGTCGACGTGACCGACGTCCGCTCGTGGGTGCAGTGCCCGCGGATGTACTACCTGAACAAGCTCTCGGGCATCCCGCTCAACTACCCCGTGGTCAAGGGGACGGTCGTCCACGAGGTGTTCGGCGACCTCCTGCGCGGCGTCGACCTGGACGACTCCATCGACGACCGCGTCGCCGAGGCCGGACTCGAACTGGGCCTGCTCGGCATGGAGCGCGACGAGGTCGCCGACGAGGTGCGCCGCAACGCCGCCGCCATCGAGGGGTGGCTGAGTCAGGGGCGCCTCTCGGCCGGCGACGGCGCGGGCGAGTCCGGGGAGGCGAGCGAAGCGGGCGGACCCGGCGCCGACGGCGGGTCGGCGGGCACCACCCTCGGCGACTGGGACGGCGCCGACGCGGACGGCGACGACGGCGCGGGCGGCTGGGACGGCGACCCCGACGAGACCGAGTGGCGCTCGGAGTACACGCTCATCTCGCCCACCTTCGGGATCAAAGGCCGTGCCGACGCGCTGCGGCGCGGCCAGCCGGTCGAACTGAAGACGGGGAAGAACCTCAAGCGCGAGCCGCGGTTCCAGGACAAGGTGCAGGCGGCGTGTTACGCGCTCCTCCTCCGCGAACGGGGCGTCGAGGTCGACACCGGCACGCTGCTGTACACGAAGAACACGGCGCTGGACCGGGGCGAGGAGACGGGCGACCTCTCGCCGGCCAAGGAGTTCTCCGTGGGGAAGGGGTTCCTCGACTTCGTCGTCCGCCAGCGCAACGAGATCGCGGCGACGGAGTACGACGTGTCCGTCCCGACGGGGTACGAGGCGGACGCGAAGTGCGAGTACTGCTTCGAGCAGGACACCTGCATGGTCGTGTCGGGCCGCCTCGACCAGGAGTCGAAGGCAGGGCAGATCGGACAGGCGCTCCCCGAGGAGGAGCGCACCTACTTCGAGGAGACGTACCGCGCGCTGGAGGCGGAGCGCCGCGAGACCCACGCCGAGTACCGGAAGCTGTGGGAGCAGACGGCCCAAGAGCGGGCCGCGGACGACCGCGCGCTGATCGACCTCGCGCCCGTCTCCCGGGAGCCGCTGGGGGACGGTCGCTGGCGGCTGACGGCGACCAAGGAGACGGACGCCGTCTCGAAGCTCCGCGAGGGCGACGTGGCGCTCGTCTCCGACGGCGACCCCACGACGGGGCACTCGGAGTTGGGCCGCATCCGGGCGCTCGGCTCGAAAGGGGAGGCCGTCGTCGTCGAGACGGACGAACCCGTGGACCTGTGCCGGCTCGACGTCTACCCGTCGGAGCTGTCGGTGTCGCGGATGCACACCGCCGTCCACGACTTCGTCCTCAAGGGCGACCCCGAGCGCAAGGACGTGCTGTTCGGCCGGCGCGAGCCGGCGTTCGCGGACGCCGAGGCGACGTTCATCGACAACAACGACGCGCAGAACGACGCGGTGAACCGCGCGGTGAACGCCGAGGACTTCGCGCTCGTCCACGGCCCGCCCGGCACCGGGAAGACGTACACCATCGCCCGCATCGTCCGCGCGCTCGTCGAGCGCGGCGACCGCGTGCTCCTGTCGGCGTTCACGAACCGCGCCGTCGACAACGCGCTCGAAGCCCTCCGCGAGCAGGGCTTCTCGGACGCCCTGCGCGTCGGCACCGAGACGGGCGTCCGCGGCGACATGCAGGACCTCCGGCTCGTCACGCGCGGCGAGCCGAACGACCGCGCCGCGACGCTGAACGGCGCGCCCGTCGTCGCCGCGACGACCTCCTCGTGTGGCTCGCGCACGATGCGCGAACAGGAGTTCGACGTCGCCGTCGTCGACGAGGCGTCACAGCTCACCGAGCCGGGCACCCTCGCCGCCATCAACCTCGCGGACCGCTTCGTCCTCGTCGGCGACCACCAACAGCTCCCCCCGGTCGTCCGCGCCGAGAACCGCCTGCGGCAGTCGCTGTTCCAGCGCCTCATCGAGGACCACCCCGACGCCGGGGTGATGCTCGACCGCCAGTACCGCATGAGCCAGCGCATCCAGGCGTTCTCCTCGCGGGAGTTCTACGACGGGAAGCTCCGCCCCGCCACGCCCGAGGTCGCCGGCCAGACGCTCGCGGATCTGGGCGTCGACACTGCCGACCTCCCGCCGGAGCTGGGCGACGGCGTCAGCTTCGTCGACCCGGACGGCACGCGCGAGGGCAACGCCAACCCCGTCGAGGCCGACCGCGTCGCCGAGGTGGTCGACGCGTACGTCGCCGCCGGCGTCGACCCCGACGACATCGGGGTGATCGCCCCGTTCCGCGCGCAGGTGGCAGAGATCGGGCGCCGAACCGACGTGACGGTCGACACCGTCGACCGCTTCCAGGGGTCGAGCAAGGAGGTGATCGTCGTCTCGTTCGTCGCCACGGCCGACCTCGACTCGCCGATCTTCGAGGACACCCGCCGCGTCAACGTCGCCCTCACGCGGGCGAAGAAGGCGCTGTGTCTCGTCGGGGATAGCGAGGCGCTCGGCTCCGAGCCGTTCTACGCGCGGCTGCTCGACTGGGCGCGGCGGTGA